The genomic interval ATAACTCAAAAAGAGAATATAACTCCAGACAAGTATTTGTTGACAGCAATTTTAGTAAATCAAGAAGATTTTATAAAAATAAAAAATAAAATTATTGAACAATTTAAACCACTAGGGTATAACATTGAATCCATCAACAAAGAAGACACTATTATGTTGAACAGTGAGACAATTGATAAGTCATATGTTTTTGCTAAGATTAAAGGAAATGAATTATCTATCGAGTCCTTTAGAGCCGAAAAACCAAATATTAAAATTGATGAAAAAGGTTCTATTGTTGAATAAGTATTTTTCACTCGTTCCCAACTTGTAGTTGGGAATGCATACTGAAATAACAACACAAAGCGATATGTGAATTCCCAAGTAAAACTTGGGAACTAGAAAAGCATACAATAGAAAGTTTATTTAACATTTTTTTGCTAAAATTGGCGTTATATTAAAAATTTGGGAGATATTTATGATACAGCTATCAATAGAAGAGCCAAAGATTGAAAAGTTTTTTAATAGCTCAAAAGATGAAATAATGAAAGCATTGAAGTTTATTGTTGACAATGACATACATGATTTCTCTCAAATAAACAATACTTCCGAGCTTAGTGAAGAACAAAAAAAAGAGCTTGGTTCTAGAATAAACTCTTTTCATAAAGATTGCTCTATTGGTCGAAATTGGAATGACATAAAAAGTGATTTAGAAAGATAGTTTTGACTTTAAAACTACATCCTCTTGCGGAAAATGAGTTAGTAATTGCACTCAACTATTACTTTGAAATAAGCCCAAAACTAGAAAAAAAATTTTTATCTCATATTGACAAACAATTCAACGATATCCTAAGTTCTCCAAATTTATATCAATATGAGACTGAAACATCTCAAAAAGTTGTAATGAAGAAGTTTCCATACATCATAATATATGAAAAATATGAAGATATTATAATGATATTGGCTATCTTTCATACAAAACAAAATCCAAAAAAACTAATGCAAAGAAATAACAATACCTAGAGGAAACAGTTTAATGACAATTTACGATTCAGTGCAAAAAACAAAGAGGGAGTTTATCCCTCAAGAGAGCGACAAAGTGAGCCTTTATGTGTGCGGTCCTACTGTTTATGACGATGCCCACTTGGGACATGCAAAAAGCGCTCTTGTTTTTGACCTTTTAACTAGAGTTTTAAAGGCTGAGGGCTACGATGTTACCTATGCAAGAAACATAACGGATATCGACGATAAGATCATCAACAAAGCGAGCCAAAACGGCAAAGAGATAAAAGAGATAACAGATTTTTATACCGAAGCCTACCACAAAGAGATGGAGAAGCTTGGCGTAAAACGGCCAGATCTTGAGCCAAAAGCAACCGAATCGCTTGAAGCGATGTTTGAGCTGATACAAAAGCTTATCGATAGCAACCATGCCTACAAAACAGAAGACGGCGATGTCTATTTTGACACCTCAAGCGACAGTGAGTACCTCAAGCTCTCTTGCAGAATTCAAGATGAAGATGACAAAAAACAGCGTGTTGAGAGCTCCTCACAGAAAAAGAACAGTGCAGATTTTGCTCTATGGAAAAGCGTAAAAGACGACAGTGTAACATTTGATTCCCCTTTTGGCAGAGGTCGTCCGGGATGGCACTTGGAGTGTTCTGCCATGATAGAGAAGCATTTGGCGCATAAAGGCAGAAAGTTTGCCGTAGATATTCACGGCGGCGGGGCTGACCTGCTCTTTCCTCACCATGAAAACGAAGCGGCGCAGACAAGATGTGCGACAGACCACGCACTCGCAAACTACTGGATGCACAACGGTTTTGTAAATATAGACGGCGAGAAGATGTCTAAAAGCTTGGGAAACAGCTTTTTTTTGAAAGATGCTCTAAAAGTTTACGACGGAGAGGTTCTGCGTTTTTATCTTCTAAGTACGCACTACAGAAGCAACTTCAACTTCAACGAAGATGATCTGCTCGCTTCCAAGAAGAGACTAGACAAGATTTACAGACTCAAAAAACGCCTATTTGGGCTCACGCACAACAACGAGAAGACTGAGTTTCAGGAAAATCTTTTAAAAGCCCTAAACGATGACCTCAACATATCCGCTGCTTTGGCTCTCATAGATGAGATGCTATCTCACGCCAACGAGACGCTTGATGCGGCGGGAAAACACAAAGAGCTTAAGCGTGATACATTATCAAACCTTGCATACATAGAAGAGGTTTTGGGGTTTGGCGTAAAAAACCCTTACGAGTATTTTCAGTGGGGAGTCAACGAAGAGACAAAGGCAAAGATAGAGACGCTCATAAAGCAGAGAGATGAAGCAAAAAAAGCTAAAGATTTTGCAACCTCAGACAATATCCGCGATGAGATACTCTCCTTTGGCGTAAGTCTTATGGACACGCCTCAAGGTACGTTTTGGGAGAGGGTATAACTCTTTAGTTATATATCCCTTTTTATTCTGTTCTTATAGCCTGCGTTGATGCGCAAACGTAGTCCGAGATAGTAGGCTTTGGTTATAGCTTTTTTTAGAAGATACGCACTGTATCCGCTAACTTTTATAAAACCAAAAATCTCGCCTGCAGAGTACTTTCCGCCAAGAGCGATAAATACGCCAAGAACGCTGGAGTTAAACGGTTTTATATCTTGTTTGTCCATCTTTTTTCTGATGGCATCCGCCACATACTCTGCACTTCTCTCCGCAGTCTGCGCGGTCGGAGGGAGCACTTCTTTTGCAGCGTTTTTTATCTCTACACAGTCGCCGATTGCAAAGACGTTCTCTCTGTTGCCAATGTTAAGCCTGCTGTTTGGAATGAACTGGGATATCTTGTTTTTCTCTACATCCAAAGAGTCGTTTAGTTCGGCTGCTTTTATGCCTCCCGTAAAGACCATAAAGTGGTATTTGAGCTTTTTTGAATCTCTAAAGTAGATATATGAATCATCCATGCTATCTATAAACGTCTCTCTTAGCGTCTTTACTCCCAATGAATCGAGCCTTTTTTGCGTGCTCTTGATTAGAAACTCGCTCACTCCAGGCAAAATGGTCTTGCTTGCGTCTATGAGATATATCTTTATACTCTCTACTCTGGCACCTATCGTCTTTTTATACACTTCTATGACATGAGCCATCTCCGCGGCAACCTCTACACCGCTAAGACCTGCTCCGCCGATGACCAGATTAATATCTTCGCCGTTTTTTTCGTTTAAGAGCTTTTTATAGATAAGGTTTTCAAACTCGATTCTGAAGTTATAAGCTCTTTGGAGCTTTTTCACACCGTAGCTATGTTCTCTTAGCCCCTTTATAAAAGAGAAAAAGTTTGTTTGCGCTCCCGTTGCGATTATTAAGTAGTC from Sulfurimonas crateris carries:
- a CDS encoding type II toxin-antitoxin system RelE/ParE family toxin, which gives rise to MTLKLHPLAENELVIALNYYFEISPKLEKKFLSHIDKQFNDILSSPNLYQYETETSQKVVMKKFPYIIIYEKYEDIIMILAIFHTKQNPKKLMQRNNNT
- the cysS gene encoding cysteine--tRNA ligase yields the protein MTIYDSVQKTKREFIPQESDKVSLYVCGPTVYDDAHLGHAKSALVFDLLTRVLKAEGYDVTYARNITDIDDKIINKASQNGKEIKEITDFYTEAYHKEMEKLGVKRPDLEPKATESLEAMFELIQKLIDSNHAYKTEDGDVYFDTSSDSEYLKLSCRIQDEDDKKQRVESSSQKKNSADFALWKSVKDDSVTFDSPFGRGRPGWHLECSAMIEKHLAHKGRKFAVDIHGGGADLLFPHHENEAAQTRCATDHALANYWMHNGFVNIDGEKMSKSLGNSFFLKDALKVYDGEVLRFYLLSTHYRSNFNFNEDDLLASKKRLDKIYRLKKRLFGLTHNNEKTEFQENLLKALNDDLNISAALALIDEMLSHANETLDAAGKHKELKRDTLSNLAYIEEVLGFGVKNPYEYFQWGVNEETKAKIETLIKQRDEAKKAKDFATSDNIRDEILSFGVSLMDTPQGTFWERV
- a CDS encoding NAD(P)/FAD-dependent oxidoreductase yields the protein MNKKVVVIGGGYGGLRAVEHLSKSSDIDITLIDKNPYHYLQTEAYGYIAGRFDMHDVAVDLKEWCSGFEKKVEYINDRVTSIEFDEQQVKRLGGSIPYDYLIIATGAQTNFFSFIKGLREHSYGVKKLQRAYNFRIEFENLIYKKLLNEKNGEDINLVIGGAGLSGVEVAAEMAHVIEVYKKTIGARVESIKIYLIDASKTILPGVSEFLIKSTQKRLDSLGVKTLRETFIDSMDDSYIYFRDSKKLKYHFMVFTGGIKAAELNDSLDVEKNKISQFIPNSRLNIGNRENVFAIGDCVEIKNAAKEVLPPTAQTAERSAEYVADAIRKKMDKQDIKPFNSSVLGVFIALGGKYSAGEIFGFIKVSGYSAYLLKKAITKAYYLGLRLRINAGYKNRIKRDI